Part of the Passer domesticus isolate bPasDom1 chromosome 8, bPasDom1.hap1, whole genome shotgun sequence genome is shown below.
tttggagttggattctgacttggagttctggagaggtttcttcagctgcctctgagggactgatgttcagggcctcagcacaaagccccagaggctcattaaagtcctgctgctgtgtctgtgctgctgagctggactgggctcctggcacagaggcagctcctggtaagcaagcagagcttcaaaagcacatttctcttgatgagcagttcttctgccagccctgcagggctggggcactgcctgcagccagcccgggcacagcccagaggcacagagagcttcaatcagtcagggctgggaaggtgctgagaagtgcctggggcagaatcactgccagcccttggcccaggaacctctggctgcaggacaatgcagctgcagctcctggagtgatctcctaaagctggaacatcccaatgcctgcagaccctgtgagtacattctctattatctcttgtgcagagcagccaggggtgcccagggctgtcctgcagagcaggctcctgcagcccagggcgctgtgctggggcagggactctgctgcctgccagggacagctctcagctggcccggggagctgctcccagcactggggagaagctgtggggggaaggagccatcctgagcagggcaggtgctgctgctgagaggggctgggtggggcagggctgctcccagctccagagcagcctgggcacaggTCCAGAGGACACTTCCCAAAGAAGGTAAGCCTGGCATTGCTGGAAAGATCAGGAGCTTTCCTGAGAGTGTTTTCAATTTCCTGCTTGGAGAAGGATGAGAAAGTTGGGGTAAGGACAAaaagatgttttatttttatacattttcttATATTCATAGCTCTGAAAATTACTATTatatagttttaaaattataatccTTACATTACTCTATTGAACTCTTTATTAAGTCAATTAAACAATTATTACATACTTCTTTAACTATAATCCTTAGTTATCTCTAGTACATTTCCTTACCTTTCTCCTTGAATTTAGAACAATAGGATGAATGTATAAATACATTCCTGATACTGTATAGTTTTATTATCAGGAAGAGGCCCTACTAGAAgaacattttgggttttttttaccagAATGTGAGCAATCATAACAAAAAGTGATGGCAAAGAAGCTCTTGGACCTACTCCTATGAGTTGAGCAGCTATGTGTAACTGGGGAAACAGAATCTCCTATTGGATGTTTCTGTTAAATATCCTAATTAATCCACCTTAATGAATTGTTGAAATCAGTTGTGCCCAATTCCCACGTGGACACCTGGAATCTTCCAAtaaatgtcttttctttttactttacTGTTCTAACACCTTTGCAAgagttttattctttttttattagagAAAACAGAGGGATGAGAGAAGCAGAACAGGAACTGTAATCCCAGAATCACAAAACATTCTGAGTTGAAAGAGACACACAGAATCATGAAAGTAATGtttgaacatttacagagacTCCAGAACTGTAACTGTGGGTGGTGagtctctctgctgggagcctcccaaagggccctcagccactcctcagccctggacagcagcagcatcacctctgcagggcccagcagggctctcctgagctgcccttgcccacctgcacacacagcctgccccagccagggccctgcacacaggcaggtttctgtagggccggggccagggcacacagggtgggatgggctctgtgagcgctggcagggacaaggctcctctcaggagggaatgtccaggcccagggagatgctcaggcaCGGAGAGGGGGCTgaacagagcagtgctggggcaggagggcactgttggtgtgtgggaggtgcggacacagctgggcacgggaacactgtcctgagtgtccggctgtctctgccctgccctctcaggcacagcaccaccacatcttctcttgtttctgccctgccctgatattgtcactgttatctgctgctctcagggaggctctggcaaCTGCAGCAACTGAGTCAggcactgcccttggcattcctgccaggcaggggtgtccatgggaatggggtgtccGAGCTTCCCTGGGAcatgtggggctgtgggcaaagcagtccatgggaaaggggaatgagctgagccccctccctgagatcccatcatgggcacagccggggatctccttgctgtgcccttccaagctctgagctgccctcctgggtgcaaatctgtgccagagcctctggcagttccctgaatgtcccatggggaagggcagagctgccacagctgaggaaatgctgctgggtttgccaaGGGAGCCGTGAGTGTCCTTGGCAAAAGGGGGTGCTGAGAGCTTGCCCAGAGACCTTGAGAGAGGGTGAGACATTCagggatccctctgctctgggcaggcttTGGTTTATGCCAGGGTGACCCAGGAGTGTGACTGTGCTCTCATTGCAGCCAAaggtgcaaagccagggcagttGGGAACAAGCCCATCCAGCTCCTCACCTTCCATCTGCCACAGGGAATCCTTTGCCTCTCTCATCTCTCAGTGGCAAACTCTGAGTGCAGAAGGAATGCTGGGGATTTCTGACCTCAGAGAGCCAGCAATGAAGTTCTAAAACAATTCCAAAAAACAACTCCTGACATTCTTTAGAAGTGTGAGTGCAGATGGTACCAATTCTTTCTCCATTAAGTGATTCCCCTGACAAATCCTGAATATCCAGCCTTGTCCCTCTGCCCCATTGCCAcaaacccagggcagcagggcagggatggctcctcAAGAGCCCCCATGCacaggcctggctgctcctggcacactcagccagcagaactggagctcaggcagggacctgggtgaaggttttcccagagcaggaacaagggtgagCGAGTACCACTGGAACAGTCTGCAGGGAATGGCCCATGTTTGGCTCcaagcagcctctcctgacttgtcactgtcctttctccatgaacaggtccccatgtgcagccccggcaaatgtccaacagcagctccatcagccacttcctcctgctggcactggcagacacgcggcagctgcagctcctgcacttctgcctcttgctgggcatctccctggctgccctcctgggcaacggcctcatcatcagcgccgtagcctgcggccaccacctgcacacgcccatgttcttcttcctgctcaacctggccctcagcgacctgggctccatctgcaccactgtccccaaagccatgcacaactccctctgggacaccaggaacatctcctacacaggatgtgctgctcagctcttttttttgtatttcttcctgtcagcagagtatttcctcctgaccatcatgtgctacgaccgctacgtgtccatctgcaaacccctgcactacgggaccctcctgggcagcagaacttgtgcccacatggcagcagctgcctgggccagtgcctttctctattcactgctgcacacggccaatacattttccctgcccctgtgccatggcaatgctctgggccagttcttctgtgaaatcccacagatcctcaagctctcctgcaccaaatcctacctcagggaacttgggctcatTGCAATTAGTGCCTGTTTGgtatttggctgttttgtgttcattgttttctcctatgtgcagatcttcagggctgtgctgaggatcccctctgagcagggacggcacaaagccttttccacctgcctccctcacctggctgtggtctctctgtttgTCAGCACTGTTATCTTTGCtcacctgaagcccccctccatctcgtccccatccctggatctctcagtctctgttctgtactcggtggtgtcTCCAGCCCtcaaccccctcatctacagcctgaggaaccagg
Proteins encoded:
- the LOC135305658 gene encoding olfactory receptor 14J1-like — protein: MCYDRYVSICKPLHYGTLLGSRTCAHMAAAAWASAFLYSLLHTANTFSLPLCHGNALGQFFCEIPQILKLSCTKSYLRELGLIAISACLVFGCFVFIVFSYVQIFRAVLRIPSEQGRHKAFSTCLPHLAVVSLFVSTVIFAHLKPPSISSPSLDLSVSVLYSVVSPALNPLIYSLRNQEIKDALRKMMPLSFQKH